A single genomic interval of Xyrauchen texanus isolate HMW12.3.18 chromosome 40, RBS_HiC_50CHRs, whole genome shotgun sequence harbors:
- the csf3a gene encoding colony stimulating factor 3 (granulocyte) a, translating into MNIYQTILFVTLAGTVGSAPLSQKLDIMDKDTVEQAHSFISKILADIPTTHAAWINYKSLTLDQPSSDLQFLKNSTIPAAPQLKSISDNFTLEMCLARIVDGLNLHLNLLKVISKAPTMNQTKEVPELQAEIQDLLYLIFELQDQAGYEQAMDNQLQTLKHSLAEPLKDEFMTKMMAHLTLQQLQVFSCDVLRSILSIRSSTSSMPVSETPNTVQQCGTAAGR; encoded by the exons ATGAACATCTACCAGA ctATTCTGTTCGTCACATTAGCTGGAACTGTGGGATCTGCTCCTCTCTCGCAGAAATTGGACATTATGGACAAGGATACTGTTGAACAGGCCCATAGTTTCATTAGCAAAATTCTTGCAGATATTCCTACAACTCATGCCGCCTGGATAAACTACAAG AGTTTGACACTGGACCAGCCATCCAGTGATCTGCAGTTCCTGAAGAACTCAACGATACCTGCTGCTCCTCAACTCAAGAGCATCTCAGATAACTTCACTCTG GAAATGTGTCTTGCTCGTATAGTGGATGGTCTGAACTTACATCTGAATCTGTTGAAAGTGATCAGCAAAGCACCCACAATGAACCAGACAAAGGAGGTGCCCGAACTGCAAGCTGAAATTCAAGACCTTCTGTACCTGATTTTCGAG TTGCAGGATCAAGCAGGATATGAGCAGGCAATGGACAACCAGCTACAGACCCTCAAGCATAGCCTGGCCGAACCTCTGAAAGATGAATTCATGACTAAGATGATGGCTCACCTCACCTTGCAGCAGCTGCAGGTGTTCAGTTGCGACGTGCTGCGCAGTATCCTCAGTATCCGCAGCAGCACCTCCAGCATGCCAGTCTCAGAGACCCCTAACACTGTGCAGCAATGCGGAACCGCAGCAGGCCGATGA